TGCGCTGGTCAGGATCATTTTAATACCCGCGATGCGGGAAAGATTACAAGAAAAAAAAGACGCGACGTTAGTCTTTCAGATTCTTTTAATAAAACAGTAAGGACGGCAATCGCCCATTAATTTTTATCTAATTTTCATTATATGCCGAGAGTTAAAAGAGGAAAAAATCATTTGAAGAGACGAAAGAATCTTCTGAAACAAACCAAGGGTTATAAGTGGGGGAGAAAGAGTAAAATAAAATTGGCTAGAGTCGCGATGCTCAAGGCTGGAGTTTATGCTTATCGTGATCGACGCGCGAAAAAAAGGATTGCCCGTCAACTTTGGCAAGTTAAAATCGGAGCTGCGAGCCAGGCGAACAATTTGAGTTACAGCAAACTTTTGGGGGCGTTACATAAGGCAAAAATAGATTTGGATAGGAAGATTTTAGCTGATTTGGCAGAAAATCATCCGGAAGTTTTTACCAAAATTGCGGAAATGGTAAAATAACAGTAAAATAATAAAGAATAAAACGTTTTAACAAAGCAGGGTCAAAAATCCTGTTTTTGTTTTATCCTCTTGACAAATTTACAGTTTATGTTAAATTATAATGTGCGGTTTTTGACTGAGAGGGGGGATAAAAATCCTCTTTCTTGTTGTGAAACAGAGCTAAAATAAAAGGTCAAAAACTGCTGTTCGTTGACAATTAGGAATTTTGGTAATCTCTCCTTGACGCGAGTTGCGTCTGAGGAGTTTTCGCGTCGTAAGGCGCGACTTGAAATTGGTTGTTCGGAAGAAGGCGGCGGTTCTGCCGCGTGCGGCACCGCCGCACAAGGAGGGAAAGGAAGATGAGGAGCGTGAACATGAGGAACTGGACGAACTGGATCGGGTTCTTGGTGCTCGGCGTGTGTACCGTGTTCGGCGTCGCGAGCTTCGGCTGCGGCGATTCTCGCGTCGTGTACGCGGGGGCCGAGTGCGAGGCGGACGACGACTGCGTGGCAGGGGAGTGTTTCCTCGGCCAGTGTCGGTTGATCTGCAACTCGTTCATCCACTGCCCACTGGGCATGCGCTGTGACGAGACCGGTCACTGCGAAGGGACGGCGTCCTGTCCGGACGCGCGTCCCGAGATCTGCGATGGCGTGGACAACGACTGCGACGGCGAAACCGATGAAGGCGGCGTGTGCGGCGAGGGAGTTTGCCCGCTGGGTGACTTCATCGACTGCAACACTCTCATTCCCGGCGCTTGCGCGGTCGGCCAGATGCGGTGTCTCGCGGACGGTTCGGGTTACTCCGACGTTTGCGAGCCGACGAGACGACCGGACGAGAATCCGGAAGTCTGCGGCAACCGCATCGACGACAACTGCGACGGACGAGTCGACGAGAACTGCGCCTGCGGTCCCGCGGGCCTTCCCATCGACTGCGTCATCCCGGGATTCTTCGGCGCTTGCGCCGAGGGCAGGATGTTCTGCCTGGACGACGGCACGGGCTACGGTCCGTGCCAGCCCTTGCACTTCCCGTCGGCCGAAACCTGCAACGGGTTCGACGACAACTGCGACGGCCGGATCGACGAAGGACTGCTCAATGCTTGCGGCTCTTGCGGTCCGGTAACCCCGGAGTACTGCGACGGCGCGGACAACGACTGCGACGGGTCCATTGACGAAGACTGCGAGTGTCCGGACGGCCATTCGCGCGTTTGCGGCACCGACGTCGGAGCGTGTACCACTGGTATCCAGCGGTGCATGGGCGGCTACTGGGGCCTGTGCCTCGGCACGGCTCCTGCCTCCGAGACCTGCAACGGCGTGGACGACGACTGCGACACCACGATTGACGAAGGCTGCGAGTGTCGCGGCGGCGATTCCCGTCCC
The sequence above is drawn from the Patescibacteria group bacterium genome and encodes:
- a CDS encoding 50S ribosomal protein L35; translated protein: MKVKTHKLVAKRFKVTKKSKVLKRCAGQDHFNTRDAGKITRKKRRDVSLSDSFNKTVRTAIAH
- the rplT gene encoding 50S ribosomal protein L20; amino-acid sequence: MPRVKRGKNHLKRRKNLLKQTKGYKWGRKSKIKLARVAMLKAGVYAYRDRRAKKRIARQLWQVKIGAASQANNLSYSKLLGALHKAKIDLDRKILADLAENHPEVFTKIAEMVK
- a CDS encoding MopE-related protein, giving the protein MRNWTNWIGFLVLGVCTVFGVASFGCGDSRVVYAGAECEADDDCVAGECFLGQCRLICNSFIHCPLGMRCDETGHCEGTASCPDARPEICDGVDNDCDGETDEGGVCGEGVCPLGDFIDCNTLIPGACAVGQMRCLADGSGYSDVCEPTRRPDENPEVCGNRIDDNCDGRVDENCACGPAGLPIDCVIPGFFGACAEGRMFCLDDGTGYGPCQPLHFPSAETCNGFDDNCDGRIDEGLLNACGSCGPVTPEYCDGADNDCDGSIDEDCECPDGHSRVCGTDVGACTTGIQRCMGGYWGLCLGTAPASETCNGVDDDCDTTIDEGCECRGGDSRPCGTDMGTCTMGIQTCVGGFWSTCSGRAPASETCDGLDNDCDGSVDEGCACTIGTTESCGTDLGECVMGTRTCLDNGFGAGQWSDCGGVGYTAPASETCDTFDNDCDGDVDEGCSCVNGTTQPCGDDTGECSRGTQTCVMGRWGACVGFVGPSPEVCGNLLDENCDGRVNENCVCTPGATRVCGTDLGACASGLETCTDGFYWGVCVGYVGPATSESCDTIDNDCDGDIDEGCSCVDGTTQPCGTDMGACVRGTATCSGGRWGVCAGEITGSPETCDGLDNDCDGSVDEGCACTIGTTESCGTDLGECVMGTRT